One region of Thiorhodovibrio frisius genomic DNA includes:
- a CDS encoding type II toxin-antitoxin system PemK/MazF family toxin has protein sequence MLLPFPFSDLSETKLRPALLIAETGRGDWICCQITSQPYADPQAVEIDDNHFAKGSLRRISYVRPGKLFTANRSLFRRSLGLISANALESIRKALIAIISSPAASA, from the coding sequence GTGCTGCTGCCCTTTCCGTTTTCAGATCTGTCTGAAACAAAGCTGCGCCCTGCACTGCTCATCGCAGAAACCGGGCGGGGAGACTGGATCTGCTGCCAAATCACAAGTCAGCCCTACGCTGACCCACAAGCAGTGGAAATCGATGACAACCACTTCGCAAAGGGCTCACTCCGGCGAATCAGCTATGTCAGGCCAGGCAAGCTCTTCACCGCCAACAGGTCACTTTTTCGACGGTCGCTCGGTTTAATCAGCGCAAACGCGCTTGAGAGCATCCGCAAAGCGCTGATTGCCATCATCAGCAGCCCTGCCGCAAGTGCCTGA
- a CDS encoding KGGVGR-motif variant AAA ATPase, translated as MSPCTFDDALPRALEQIRGTFAGIDFADVRFIRDMNGRVHLVLPDSADQAEVVAARPHLADALGAYSPGSETGLVRLSDTLFGGALMDEPFLVQDINGTLIRLIERRVVGQDWALAPGTEAGASVVHPPRVSFFSLKGGVGRSTALFLWGRELAAQGKRVLLLDLDLEAPGLGAQLLPDDARPEFGVVDWLAEDLVGSPMAEAMLVERMLVARSPLADPGYLYVAPATGKRTAQHPAGFIAKLARAYLDNDRGGGEDFAVRVRRLLETLERALEPDLVLIDSRAGLHETAAAAILHLDADVLLFATDQPTVWEGYRYLLAQLAQMAHIHPAGDDDWRLRLKMVYARASEKQGALEGFRSRAYQLWLDCLYDEQPAGGAEDAFSFAETDDAAPHYPLQILNDPRFEQFNPLEHLSTVGAAAIASSFGPFMAALDERVLGNEDLEAVDHAD; from the coding sequence ATGAGTCCATGCACCTTCGACGACGCCCTGCCCCGCGCCCTGGAGCAGATCCGAGGCACCTTTGCCGGCATCGACTTTGCCGATGTCCGTTTCATCCGCGACATGAACGGGCGGGTGCATCTGGTACTGCCGGACTCCGCAGACCAAGCCGAGGTGGTCGCCGCGCGTCCGCATCTCGCGGATGCGCTGGGAGCCTACAGCCCCGGCTCGGAGACCGGTTTGGTGCGCCTCTCCGATACCCTCTTCGGTGGGGCGCTGATGGACGAGCCCTTCCTGGTACAGGACATCAATGGCACGCTGATCCGTCTGATCGAGCGCCGCGTGGTCGGACAAGACTGGGCGCTGGCACCGGGTACCGAGGCGGGTGCATCGGTCGTACATCCGCCGCGGGTTTCCTTCTTCAGTCTCAAGGGTGGCGTTGGGCGCAGCACGGCCTTATTCCTTTGGGGCCGCGAGCTGGCGGCACAGGGAAAACGGGTGCTGTTGCTGGACCTGGACCTGGAGGCGCCTGGGCTGGGCGCACAACTGCTGCCGGACGACGCCCGACCGGAGTTCGGCGTTGTCGATTGGCTGGCGGAGGATCTGGTTGGTAGCCCGATGGCGGAGGCAATGCTCGTGGAGCGCATGCTGGTGGCCAGATCACCACTGGCCGATCCGGGCTATCTTTACGTGGCACCGGCCACGGGCAAGCGCACTGCGCAGCATCCGGCCGGCTTCATCGCCAAGCTCGCACGCGCCTACCTGGACAATGACCGCGGCGGTGGCGAGGATTTCGCGGTGAGGGTGAGGCGGCTGCTGGAGACGCTGGAGCGGGCCTTGGAGCCGGACCTGGTGCTCATCGACAGCCGTGCCGGTCTGCACGAGACGGCGGCGGCCGCCATCCTGCACTTGGACGCGGACGTGCTGCTGTTCGCCACCGACCAGCCCACGGTTTGGGAAGGGTATCGCTATCTCTTGGCGCAACTGGCGCAGATGGCGCATATCCATCCGGCGGGCGACGACGATTGGCGCCTGCGGCTAAAGATGGTCTACGCGCGTGCTTCGGAGAAACAGGGGGCGCTGGAGGGTTTCCGCTCGCGCGCCTATCAGCTCTGGCTCGATTGCCTGTACGACGAGCAGCCGGCCGGAGGCGCCGAGGACGCCTTCAGCTTTGCCGAGACGGATGATGCGGCGCCGCATTACCCGTTGCAGATCCTGAATGACCCGCGCTTCGAGCAGTTCAATCCACTGGAACACCTGAGCACCGTGGGCGCCGCCGCCATCGCATCAAGCTTCGGGCCGTTCATGGCAGCGCTGGATGAGCGCGTTCTCGGTAACGAGGATCTCGAGGCCGTCGACCATGCCGATTAA
- a CDS encoding dihydrolipoyllysine-residue acetyltransferase produces the protein MATLEDVLLPDIGDFSDVEIIEILVAPGDRIAPEQSLLTLESDKASIEIPSPLGGEVKEVLVSVGERISQGKLLMRVATGSAGASAESGAASNSGGDQAESTPKPETAPAPSSPSVPSSAQPRTPEPAPSAQPSANQPPTRAPGEAERRKAPILPRPEDMAAIAHGRTPHASPAVRRFARELGVDLHRVKGSGRKQRILKDDVQQFVKQSLAAGTAAAAPGAPFQLPSAPAVDFSQFGPVTSEPLPRIKKISGAHLHRCWLTVPHVTQFDEADITELEAFRKGQKAAAEKAGVRLTFMPFLLKAVATALGQMPVVKASLAPDCEQLIHKHYCHIGVAVDTPKGLVVPVVRNVDQKGLFALAEELMTLSQKARDGKLLAADMQGGVFSISSLGGIGGTAFTPIVNAPEVAILGVSRTEMKPVWNGQDFKPRLMLPLSLSYDHRVVDGADGVRFTSLLRQLLSDIRRLLL, from the coding sequence TTGGCCACGCTAGAAGACGTTCTGCTTCCCGATATCGGCGATTTCAGCGATGTCGAAATTATCGAGATCCTGGTCGCCCCGGGTGATCGCATCGCGCCCGAGCAGTCGCTGCTGACACTCGAAAGCGACAAGGCCAGTATTGAAATCCCCTCCCCGCTTGGCGGCGAGGTGAAAGAGGTGTTGGTCTCCGTCGGGGAGCGGATCAGCCAGGGCAAGCTGCTGATGCGCGTTGCCACTGGCAGCGCCGGAGCCAGCGCAGAAAGCGGCGCTGCAAGCAACTCGGGGGGTGACCAGGCCGAGTCGACACCCAAACCAGAAACGGCACCAGCGCCATCATCCCCCTCGGTGCCCTCCTCGGCGCAGCCCCGCACACCCGAGCCCGCGCCCTCAGCTCAGCCGTCTGCCAATCAACCCCCGACACGCGCCCCCGGCGAGGCCGAACGGCGCAAGGCACCCATACTGCCGCGCCCGGAAGACATGGCCGCCATCGCCCATGGCCGCACACCCCACGCCAGCCCGGCGGTACGCCGCTTTGCGCGCGAGTTGGGCGTTGACCTGCACCGAGTCAAAGGCAGCGGGCGCAAGCAGCGCATCCTGAAAGATGACGTCCAGCAATTCGTCAAGCAGAGCCTGGCCGCAGGCACAGCGGCGGCGGCCCCGGGCGCACCCTTCCAACTTCCCAGCGCTCCGGCGGTGGACTTCAGCCAATTCGGCCCGGTCACCAGCGAACCGCTGCCGCGCATCAAAAAAATCAGCGGCGCCCATCTCCACCGCTGCTGGCTCACGGTGCCCCATGTCACCCAGTTCGACGAGGCCGACATCACCGAGCTGGAAGCCTTCCGCAAAGGGCAAAAAGCTGCCGCCGAGAAAGCCGGCGTCAGGCTCACCTTCATGCCCTTCCTGCTCAAAGCCGTGGCCACCGCCCTGGGACAAATGCCTGTGGTCAAGGCATCGCTCGCGCCCGACTGCGAGCAACTGATCCACAAGCACTATTGCCACATTGGCGTGGCCGTGGATACGCCCAAGGGCCTGGTGGTGCCGGTGGTGCGCAATGTCGATCAAAAAGGCCTGTTTGCCCTGGCCGAAGAACTCATGACCCTGAGCCAGAAAGCGCGCGACGGCAAGCTGCTGGCCGCCGACATGCAAGGCGGCGTCTTCAGCATCTCCAGCCTCGGCGGCATCGGCGGGACGGCCTTCACGCCCATCGTCAACGCGCCCGAAGTCGCCATTCTTGGCGTGTCGCGCACCGAGATGAAGCCGGTATGGAATGGTCAGGACTTTAAACCCCGGCTGATGCTGCCGCTATCATTGTCTTATGATCACAGAGTCGTCGACGGCGCCGACGGCGTGCGCTTCACCAGCCTGCTGCGGCAGTTGCTGTCGGATATTCGGCGATTGTTGCTGTGA
- a CDS encoding P-loop NTPase family protein, translating into MPIKIKDGAFPTDQVRRSLDELPDTMDASTNPPDPNDLYVVLGHERALDPNSTLVVGDRGSGKSFWSAALNSPVSRALIHAQLPRLQLDRVETSWGFSVSTRNADHPSRRVLQRLHGSHAAEDIWRAVVLRQLTSRYDEELPGKDWAEVVAYVADNPEREERLLSRIAGRLAADGKRHLVIFDALDRTGSDWKAIRALVRGLLQVCLDLKGQTGIQAKVFLRPDMWEDRSVWQFPDSSKLHHGRVILEWRRTDLYGLLWHWLCNHGDGAKMYRHWLQSKHHLSFTATEADGAQVYPIPAKLRQDEDLQQAVLHDMATRYMGANRRRGRTYTWLPNHLADAKGQVSPRSFLIAVRDAQRETQARGHGEVLHWEGIKRGVQSASLVRVQELREDYPWIQTVLMPLNGQTVPCRDEDIMQRWENAQTVQAIERDRTATLSPEPFGSAEIDDERFYLPPHALADRSSDTPEKALIQELQRIGVIRRVDDDRVDIPDLFRVAAAIGRRGGVRPIR; encoded by the coding sequence ATGCCGATTAAGATCAAAGACGGAGCCTTCCCGACCGATCAGGTTCGGCGCTCCCTCGACGAGTTGCCGGATACCATGGATGCGAGCACCAACCCGCCCGACCCAAACGATCTATACGTGGTGCTCGGCCACGAGCGCGCGCTGGACCCAAACAGTACGCTCGTTGTCGGGGATCGCGGTAGCGGCAAGAGCTTCTGGAGCGCAGCCCTCAACAGCCCCGTGTCCCGGGCACTGATCCACGCCCAGTTACCCCGACTGCAGCTGGATCGGGTGGAGACGAGCTGGGGCTTCTCGGTTTCTACACGCAATGCCGATCACCCCTCCCGGCGGGTGCTTCAGCGTTTGCACGGAAGCCACGCCGCCGAGGACATCTGGCGCGCGGTGGTGCTGCGCCAGCTCACAAGCCGTTACGACGAGGAACTGCCCGGCAAGGACTGGGCCGAGGTCGTGGCCTATGTCGCGGACAACCCCGAGCGCGAGGAGCGGCTGCTGAGCCGAATCGCTGGCCGACTTGCGGCGGACGGGAAGCGTCACCTAGTGATTTTCGATGCCCTGGACCGCACCGGCTCCGACTGGAAAGCCATCCGTGCGTTGGTGCGCGGACTGCTTCAGGTTTGCCTTGATCTGAAAGGACAAACGGGCATACAGGCGAAGGTCTTTCTCCGCCCGGACATGTGGGAGGATCGGTCCGTCTGGCAGTTTCCGGACTCGTCCAAGCTGCACCACGGCCGCGTCATCCTGGAATGGCGCCGGACTGATCTTTATGGACTCTTGTGGCATTGGCTGTGCAACCATGGTGATGGCGCCAAGATGTATCGCCATTGGCTTCAATCGAAGCATCACTTGTCCTTCACGGCAACGGAGGCGGATGGTGCGCAGGTCTACCCGATTCCGGCGAAGCTGCGCCAGGACGAAGACCTGCAACAGGCGGTGCTGCATGACATGGCGACCCGCTACATGGGCGCCAACCGGCGGCGTGGACGCACCTATACATGGCTGCCGAATCACCTGGCGGATGCCAAGGGGCAGGTCAGCCCGCGCAGCTTTTTGATCGCGGTGCGCGATGCACAGCGCGAGACCCAGGCCAGGGGACACGGGGAGGTGTTGCACTGGGAGGGCATCAAGCGCGGTGTGCAGAGCGCCTCATTGGTTCGCGTGCAGGAACTGCGAGAGGATTATCCGTGGATTCAGACGGTGTTGATGCCGCTAAACGGCCAGACTGTGCCCTGCCGGGACGAGGACATCATGCAGCGCTGGGAGAATGCGCAGACGGTGCAGGCGATTGAGCGCGATCGGACGGCGACGCTGTCCCCGGAGCCTTTCGGCAGCGCAGAGATTGATGACGAGCGCTTCTATCTGCCGCCGCATGCGCTGGCTGACAGGTCTTCCGATACTCCCGAAAAGGCGCTGATCCAGGAGTTGCAGCGTATCGGCGTGATTCGTCGTGTCGACGACGACCGTGTCGATATCCCGGACCTGTTCCGGGTGGCGGCAGCCATTGGCCGCCGGGGCGGCGTTCGGCCAATTCGATAA
- a CDS encoding response regulator, producing MFFPKLQSIATSTVITLPATANLAEVARTMGQHNIRSVVVTLDPGYRLILSSHLLSFQNQDVPLSTPLAELDLPEPTLLNPDQTVLDGLNAIRKPAEHICLVSESGALTGIVSYSDLAASLDPSMLAKTQSLGELIPGMQPLTVDDSPSVRDLVSLFYNHWFNLLKEHQQEFDQLNRAMQSNYQALQAQEERFHALFNHYPDATLLIDLADGATLEFNAKAHQQLGYSAEEFARLRISDYEALETAEQTAQRIQKIMTQGFDHFETQHRRKDGRLINVSVTVTLLQLAERPCLLVVFRDISAFKETEQELKDREQRLEQLAAHSRTVTWEVDAQGRYTYVSTVATTVWGYAPEELVGRKHFYDLHPESDRDAFKAAVFAGFARRETFVGLINAVVHQQGQTLWMSTHAFPIVDAHGTLRGYQGSDLDVTESIHAKQALEAEKERFEGIFEKTGSGVAIYQPVGAGEDFIFTGYNSTAERMDHTRREDIIGRRLTECFPAAEDMGLLDALRRVERSGQTEHTPVSRYQHDNLAVWRENTIFKLSSGEVVAVYNDLTGIKQAQEAAERANRSKSQFLANMSHEIRTPMNAVIGLSDLLLHTPLDSKQRDYLGKIRNSSRMLLGIINDILDYSKIEAGKLELESQSFRLEDLLDQMRTLFAAAADASGIELIFELDIHHPRTLEGDALRLAQVLTNLLSNAIKFTERGQVTLSIREQGLSNAEMQLTFAVRDTGIGIEPAQQERLFKAFSQADSSTTRKYGGTGLGLVISQRLIERMGGELRVESRPGQGSTFSFTITLPVTTEDATHPAAGLICPGTRVLVVDDHEAARTVLRGILESHDADVEEADNGLSAIQAVQRAEQANAPFAFILMDWKMPGELDGIQTLERLQALRDSGELRQDAIPALIVSAYNQDDLAPHATLYRAFLSKPITPRALLDTIGQALSGPDDRADIPAARALPCFSEQTVLLVEDNALNQEVACAIMEKTQVRIILAENGREAVDLVSQHKVDLILMDLQMPVMDGFEASRRIRPHFPELPIVALSAAVMEEDRARAQAAGMNDHLAKPIDSHALISTLKKWLHPQDSSADFAKISEPAEVVKTDTASAMLPATLTAIDTSSGLERFEGNQRLYLHTLRRFGEQLDQELSALPEALTHPNDPTTARLIHTLKGLAAMVGAYDLAERAEHLETALRADGKLLEADISAFAQALTQVREQLEVLPEPPARDDAPDSADANHLAATISTVLDALSQGELIEDAALAEIVRHFERHGDPAAAQELQARIEQFEHDAAATHLRHLATRAGIRLEQEQ from the coding sequence ATGTTTTTCCCCAAACTACAGAGCATCGCCACCTCCACTGTCATCACCCTGCCAGCCACCGCCAACCTCGCCGAGGTGGCCCGGACCATGGGACAGCACAATATCCGCAGTGTCGTTGTCACCCTTGATCCCGGCTACCGGCTGATTCTCTCCAGCCATCTGCTGAGTTTTCAGAACCAAGATGTGCCACTCTCGACACCGCTAGCCGAGCTGGACCTGCCCGAACCGACGCTGCTAAACCCGGATCAGACTGTGCTTGACGGGCTCAATGCCATTCGCAAACCAGCCGAGCACATCTGCCTGGTGAGCGAATCCGGCGCCCTGACCGGCATTGTCAGCTACAGCGATCTCGCCGCCAGCCTGGACCCGAGCATGCTGGCCAAGACCCAAAGCCTGGGCGAACTAATTCCGGGCATGCAGCCGCTCACAGTCGATGACAGCCCATCGGTGCGCGATCTGGTCAGCCTGTTCTACAACCACTGGTTCAATCTGCTCAAAGAGCATCAGCAGGAGTTTGACCAGCTCAACCGGGCAATGCAGTCAAACTACCAGGCGCTGCAAGCCCAGGAAGAGCGCTTCCACGCCCTGTTCAACCACTACCCCGACGCCACCCTGCTAATCGATCTCGCCGACGGCGCTACCCTGGAATTCAACGCCAAGGCACACCAGCAACTGGGCTATAGCGCCGAGGAATTCGCCCGCCTGCGCATTTCCGACTACGAGGCGCTGGAGACGGCCGAGCAAACAGCCCAACGCATCCAAAAAATCATGACTCAGGGTTTCGACCACTTCGAGACCCAGCATCGACGCAAAGACGGTCGCCTGATCAATGTCAGCGTCACCGTCACCCTGCTCCAGTTAGCCGAGCGCCCCTGCCTGCTGGTGGTGTTCCGCGACATCTCTGCATTCAAGGAGACCGAGCAGGAACTCAAAGATCGCGAACAGCGCCTAGAGCAACTGGCAGCACATAGCCGCACCGTGACCTGGGAAGTGGACGCTCAGGGCCGCTACACCTATGTCAGCACGGTTGCCACCACTGTGTGGGGCTATGCGCCGGAGGAACTGGTTGGCCGCAAACACTTTTATGATCTCCACCCGGAAAGCGACCGCGACGCCTTCAAGGCGGCAGTCTTCGCGGGTTTCGCGCGTCGCGAGACCTTTGTGGGGTTGATCAATGCCGTGGTTCACCAGCAGGGACAAACCCTATGGATGTCGACTCACGCCTTCCCTATTGTCGACGCGCACGGCACCTTACGTGGTTACCAGGGCAGCGATCTCGATGTCACCGAGTCCATCCATGCCAAACAAGCCCTGGAGGCTGAGAAGGAACGCTTTGAGGGCATCTTCGAGAAAACCGGCAGCGGCGTTGCCATCTATCAGCCGGTCGGGGCTGGCGAGGACTTTATCTTCACCGGTTACAACAGCACCGCCGAGCGCATGGACCACACCCGCCGCGAGGACATTATCGGCCGGCGCCTGACGGAATGTTTTCCAGCCGCCGAAGACATGGGATTGCTCGACGCCCTGCGCCGAGTTGAACGCAGCGGACAAACTGAACACACTCCTGTCTCGCGCTATCAGCACGACAATCTTGCTGTCTGGCGCGAAAACACCATCTTCAAGCTCTCCTCGGGCGAAGTCGTTGCCGTGTATAACGATCTAACCGGTATTAAACAGGCGCAGGAAGCCGCCGAACGCGCCAACCGCTCCAAAAGCCAGTTTCTCGCCAACATGAGCCACGAGATCCGCACCCCGATGAATGCCGTCATCGGACTGAGTGATCTACTCCTGCACACCCCGCTCGATTCCAAACAGCGCGATTACCTGGGAAAAATTCGCAATTCCTCCCGCATGCTGCTGGGCATCATCAACGACATTCTGGATTATTCAAAAATCGAGGCCGGCAAGCTAGAGCTGGAATCCCAAAGCTTCCGCCTGGAGGATCTGCTCGATCAGATGCGCACCCTGTTCGCCGCCGCCGCCGATGCCAGCGGTATCGAACTCATCTTTGAGCTGGACATTCACCATCCGCGCACCCTCGAAGGCGATGCCCTGCGCTTGGCGCAGGTGCTCACCAATCTGCTCAGCAATGCGATCAAGTTCACCGAGCGCGGACAGGTGACGCTATCCATCCGCGAGCAAGGGCTGAGCAACGCCGAAATGCAACTGACGTTTGCCGTGCGCGACACCGGCATCGGTATCGAACCCGCGCAACAGGAACGACTGTTCAAAGCTTTCTCTCAAGCCGACAGCTCCACCACGCGCAAATACGGCGGCACCGGGCTGGGACTAGTCATCAGCCAGCGCCTGATCGAGCGCATGGGGGGCGAGTTGCGAGTGGAATCGCGCCCGGGACAGGGCAGCACCTTCTCCTTCACCATAACCTTGCCGGTGACGACGGAGGATGCTACCCATCCGGCTGCGGGCTTGATCTGTCCAGGTACCCGCGTGCTGGTGGTGGACGACCATGAAGCCGCGCGCACCGTGCTGCGCGGCATTCTGGAATCCCATGATGCAGATGTCGAAGAAGCTGACAATGGTCTGTCGGCAATCCAGGCCGTGCAGCGTGCCGAGCAGGCCAACGCCCCCTTCGCCTTCATCCTGATGGACTGGAAAATGCCCGGCGAGTTGGACGGCATTCAAACCCTGGAGCGCTTGCAGGCACTGCGCGACAGCGGCGAACTGCGCCAGGACGCCATTCCCGCGCTCATAGTGAGCGCCTACAATCAGGATGATCTTGCGCCCCATGCCACGCTCTATCGTGCCTTTCTCAGCAAACCGATCACGCCGCGCGCCCTGCTCGATACCATTGGCCAAGCCCTGAGCGGGCCGGATGACCGCGCGGACATACCCGCCGCCCGAGCCCTGCCCTGTTTCAGCGAGCAGACCGTGCTGCTGGTAGAGGACAACGCCCTGAATCAGGAAGTGGCCTGTGCCATCATGGAAAAAACCCAGGTGCGCATCATTCTGGCGGAGAACGGCCGCGAGGCAGTGGACCTGGTTAGCCAACACAAGGTCGACTTGATTCTGATGGACTTACAAATGCCGGTTATGGATGGCTTTGAGGCCAGCCGCCGCATTCGCCCGCATTTCCCCGAGCTGCCCATCGTGGCACTCTCTGCTGCGGTGATGGAAGAGGATCGCGCGCGCGCCCAGGCCGCCGGCATGAACGACCATCTGGCCAAACCCATCGACAGCCATGCATTGATTAGCACCCTCAAGAAATGGCTGCACCCGCAGGACAGTAGCGCCGATTTTGCCAAGATTTCCGAGCCCGCCGAGGTCGTCAAGACTGACACCGCCAGCGCCATGCTGCCCGCTACACTCACCGCCATCGACACCAGCAGCGGGCTCGAGCGGTTTGAAGGCAACCAGAGGTTATACCTTCACACATTAAGACGCTTTGGCGAACAGCTTGACCAAGAACTGTCCGCCCTTCCCGAGGCACTGACACACCCCAATGACCCCACCACAGCGCGCCTGATCCATACCCTGAAAGGACTCGCCGCCATGGTCGGCGCTTACGACCTCGCCGAACGCGCCGAACATCTGGAGACCGCGCTGCGAGCCGACGGCAAACTGCTTGAGGCCGACATCAGCGCCTTCGCCCAAGCGCTAACCCAAGTGCGCGAGCAACTGGAGGTGCTGCCAGAGCCACCGGCACGCGACGATGCACCGGACAGCGCGGATGCCAATCATCTGGCCGCGACCATCAGCACCGTACTTGATGCCCTGTCCCAAGGCGAGCTGATCGAAGACGCCGCCCTGGCCGAGATCGTCCGTCACTTCGAGCGTCATGGCGATCCCGCCGCCGCACAGGAACTCCAAGCGCGAATTGAGCAATTTGAGCACGATGCCGCCGCCACGCACCTGCGCCATCTGGCAACCCGCGCAGGGATCAGGCTTGAGCAAGAGCAATGA
- the lpdA gene encoding dihydrolipoyl dehydrogenase, translating to MSDSAPVSELSAQVAVLGGGPGGYTAAFRAADLGLRVVLIERYPSLGGVCLNVGCIPSKALLHTAMIIEEAKTMGTMGVTFAPPEIDLDKMRAGKNKVVKKLTTGLAGMAKQRGVQVIQGTGRFEAPNRIGVDSREGHVAVQFDQAIIACGSRPIRIPGFPHEDPRVMDSTDALELPDIPERLLIVGGGIIGLEMASVYSALGSAIDVVEMKPQLMPGADLDLVRALEKVIKKRYKRILLDTKVSEMTATSTGIKVRFEGKENSETEYDRVLVAIGRLPNGAQIDAEQAGVKVDQHGFIKVDAHMRTNVPNIFAIGDVVGGPMLAHKATHEAKVAAEVIAGEPALFDPLTIPSVAYTDPEVAWMGLTETDAKAQNIPYEKGVFPWAASGRALGIHRDEGLTKLLFDPETKRILGAGIVGPNAGELIGEAVLALEMGADMEDIGLSVHPHPTLNETIGLAAEMAHGSITDLLPPKRR from the coding sequence ATGAGCGACTCCGCGCCCGTCTCTGAACTCAGCGCCCAGGTCGCCGTCTTGGGCGGCGGTCCTGGCGGTTACACCGCCGCCTTTCGCGCTGCCGATCTCGGCCTGCGGGTGGTGCTGATCGAGCGCTACCCGAGCCTTGGCGGAGTGTGCCTGAATGTTGGCTGCATCCCCTCCAAGGCGCTGCTGCATACGGCCATGATCATCGAAGAAGCCAAGACCATGGGCACTATGGGCGTGACCTTCGCGCCACCCGAGATTGATCTTGACAAGATGCGCGCCGGCAAAAACAAGGTGGTCAAGAAACTCACCACCGGGCTTGCCGGCATGGCCAAGCAGCGCGGAGTGCAGGTCATTCAGGGCACTGGCCGCTTCGAGGCGCCCAACCGCATCGGCGTCGACAGCCGCGAGGGCCATGTCGCGGTGCAATTCGACCAGGCCATTATCGCCTGCGGCTCGCGCCCCATTCGCATTCCCGGTTTTCCGCATGAAGACCCGCGCGTGATGGATTCAACCGACGCGCTGGAACTGCCGGATATCCCCGAGCGTTTGCTAATTGTTGGCGGCGGCATCATTGGACTGGAAATGGCGAGCGTTTACAGCGCGCTCGGCAGCGCCATCGATGTGGTGGAGATGAAACCACAACTGATGCCCGGAGCTGATCTCGACCTGGTGCGGGCCCTCGAGAAAGTCATCAAAAAGCGCTACAAGCGGATTCTGCTCGACACCAAAGTGTCCGAGATGACCGCGACCAGCACCGGCATCAAGGTGCGTTTTGAAGGCAAGGAAAACAGCGAGACAGAATACGACCGCGTCCTAGTCGCCATCGGCCGCCTGCCCAATGGCGCTCAGATCGACGCCGAACAGGCCGGGGTCAAGGTCGATCAGCACGGATTTATTAAAGTTGACGCTCACATGCGCACCAATGTGCCCAACATCTTCGCCATCGGCGATGTGGTCGGCGGGCCCATGCTGGCGCACAAAGCCACCCACGAGGCCAAAGTCGCCGCCGAGGTGATCGCCGGCGAGCCAGCGCTGTTTGATCCGCTGACCATTCCCTCGGTCGCCTACACTGATCCGGAGGTCGCTTGGATGGGCCTGACCGAGACCGATGCCAAAGCGCAAAACATCCCCTACGAAAAAGGCGTCTTCCCCTGGGCAGCGAGCGGACGTGCGCTCGGCATTCATCGCGACGAAGGGCTGACCAAGCTGCTGTTCGACCCCGAAACCAAGCGCATTTTGGGCGCCGGCATTGTCGGTCCCAATGCCGGAGAGTTGATTGGCGAGGCTGTGCTGGCGCTGGAGATGGGCGCGGATATGGAAGACATTGGACTGAGCGTTCATCCGCACCCGACGCTGAACGAGACTATCGGCCTTGCCGCCGAAATGGCGCATGGGTCCATTACCGATCTGCTGCCGCCCAAACGGCGATAG
- a CDS encoding diguanylate cyclase domain-containing protein, which yields MSEKKPTVLIVDDQPSNIHLLASLLKADYRILTATRGHKALELAESKQPPDLILLDVIMPEMDGYAICRQLKDLESTRSIPVIFVTGMSDDKDEEHGLNLGAADYITKPFNPAIVRARVRNQINLKLRTDMLEQISWEDALTGIPNRRSFDQKLTEEWARLTRNDQSLSLLMLDIDHFKPYNDNYGHGAGDDCLRRVAQALIQVPNRPTDLVARYGGEEFAVILPETDPAGAQQYAERLLDAIRTLNIEHAYSDIAPHVTLSIGGATHSKTDPKPDAEALKQSADAALYQAKAGGRNQYLSAASG from the coding sequence ATGTCAGAGAAAAAACCCACCGTACTCATCGTCGATGACCAGCCGAGCAACATCCATCTGCTGGCCTCGCTGCTGAAAGCCGACTACCGCATCCTAACCGCCACGCGCGGTCACAAAGCACTCGAACTGGCCGAGAGCAAGCAGCCCCCGGACCTGATTCTGCTTGATGTCATCATGCCCGAGATGGACGGCTATGCCATCTGCCGCCAGCTCAAAGACCTGGAATCCACCCGCAGTATTCCAGTGATCTTTGTCACCGGCATGAGCGACGACAAAGACGAAGAGCACGGTCTCAACCTGGGCGCTGCCGACTACATTACCAAACCCTTCAACCCGGCCATTGTGCGCGCCCGAGTGCGCAACCAGATCAACCTAAAGCTGCGAACCGACATGCTGGAGCAGATATCCTGGGAAGACGCTCTGACCGGCATCCCCAATCGGCGCAGCTTCGACCAGAAACTCACCGAGGAATGGGCACGACTCACCCGCAACGACCAGTCATTGTCCCTGCTAATGCTCGATATCGACCATTTCAAACCCTATAACGACAACTACGGCCACGGCGCCGGAGACGACTGCCTCAGGCGCGTCGCCCAGGCACTGATCCAGGTGCCCAATCGACCGACCGACCTGGTCGCCCGCTACGGCGGCGAGGAGTTCGCCGTCATCCTGCCAGAGACCGACCCCGCCGGCGCGCAACAATACGCCGAGCGCCTGCTGGACGCCATTCGCACACTCAACATCGAACACGCCTACTCCGACATCGCCCCCCATGTCACCCTCAGCATCGGCGGCGCCACCCACAGCAAAACCGACCCCAAGCCAGACGCAGAAGCACTCAAACAAAGCGCAGATGCCGCGCTCTACCAGGCCAAGGCCGGCGGACGCAACCAGTACCTGAGCGCCGCCAGTGGCTAG